The following are encoded in a window of Planctomyces sp. SH-PL62 genomic DNA:
- a CDS encoding MFS transporter produces MATTEDGWENSDDVGTGREPGSGAAGRPSMPSRAASVLLEGRPLVGFVAVLLTTGGHTMNLRELGVSRGWVAAEVYVLQSCYLFCLALTMLACPTLGRGWSARRVMLWGLVLAMLGPVLNVVEIWEPLLDSLAGRALAGVGAGMVIYFAPNLLGPQWEGPLAWSVILCPVVGPGVISAATMTYESSDWQHGFIFEGAIAAIGLLVLWSTAGTPESRSRSPRGSLAYFPGLVVASASLVYVLHWGQLHGWMEGPDITAATALGAAAAVVSLYLAWPQLDWRILGENWVRLALFFFGGVCQFFHAYIMNVYGGTMVNLSSWQRAWLIWPLPIGIATSLFAAALLIPHLRRRRGRVVLGLPVAIVGLLLLSAGLDACYRCMMEWPYWSIRDVVDLNWFSAPGQWELAPGRFLMGTGIGLFMAAMDAQFSPDPEREEVVRPFLNVVQFIGGGIAAAVLINFMIIGHKVHYSYSADRDTIQAEELSQRGDLLTDVLRQAGQDAPEQSSQLLMYRFVNYEADNLMFATIFAAFLLAALVVVGFFSGLWIWRGLHRT; encoded by the coding sequence ATGGCGACGACTGAGGACGGCTGGGAGAACTCCGACGACGTCGGAACAGGCCGGGAGCCCGGCAGCGGGGCGGCGGGGAGGCCTTCCATGCCGTCCCGGGCCGCGAGCGTCCTGCTGGAGGGCCGACCGCTGGTGGGATTCGTGGCCGTCCTGCTCACCACGGGCGGCCACACGATGAACCTTCGCGAGTTGGGCGTGAGCCGGGGCTGGGTGGCCGCCGAGGTCTACGTCCTCCAGTCCTGCTACCTCTTCTGTCTGGCCCTGACGATGCTCGCCTGCCCGACCCTGGGGCGCGGCTGGTCCGCTCGCCGCGTGATGCTGTGGGGACTGGTGCTGGCGATGCTCGGCCCGGTCCTGAACGTCGTCGAGATCTGGGAGCCCCTGCTGGACTCTCTGGCCGGTCGAGCGCTGGCCGGCGTGGGGGCCGGCATGGTGATCTACTTCGCCCCGAACCTGCTCGGCCCCCAATGGGAGGGTCCGCTGGCCTGGTCCGTCATCCTCTGCCCCGTCGTCGGCCCGGGGGTCATCTCGGCCGCCACCATGACGTACGAGTCCTCGGACTGGCAGCACGGTTTCATATTCGAAGGCGCCATCGCCGCGATCGGCCTGCTGGTGCTGTGGTCGACGGCGGGGACGCCCGAATCCCGCTCGCGATCGCCCCGGGGATCGCTGGCCTACTTCCCCGGCCTGGTCGTGGCGTCGGCCTCGCTGGTCTACGTTCTGCACTGGGGGCAGCTGCACGGCTGGATGGAAGGCCCCGATATCACGGCCGCGACGGCCCTCGGCGCCGCTGCCGCGGTCGTCTCGCTCTACCTGGCCTGGCCCCAGCTGGACTGGCGGATCCTGGGCGAGAACTGGGTCCGGCTGGCCTTGTTCTTCTTCGGCGGCGTCTGCCAGTTCTTCCACGCCTACATCATGAACGTCTACGGCGGGACGATGGTCAACCTCAGCTCCTGGCAACGCGCCTGGCTGATCTGGCCCTTGCCGATCGGGATCGCCACGTCGCTTTTCGCCGCCGCCCTGCTCATCCCCCACCTGCGCCGGCGACGCGGCCGCGTGGTCCTGGGGCTGCCGGTGGCGATCGTCGGCCTGCTGCTGCTCTCCGCCGGCCTCGACGCCTGCTATCGGTGCATGATGGAATGGCCCTACTGGAGCATCCGCGACGTCGTCGACCTGAACTGGTTCTCGGCGCCGGGGCAATGGGAGTTGGCCCCGGGGCGTTTCCTGATGGGGACGGGCATCGGCCTCTTCATGGCCGCGATGGACGCGCAGTTCAGCCCCGACCCGGAGCGCGAGGAGGTCGTCCGACCGTTCCTGAACGTCGTCCAGTTCATCGGCGGTGGGATCGCCGCCGCCGTGCTCATCAATTTCATGATCATCGGCCACAAAGTCCACTACTCTTACTCGGCCGACCGCGACACCATCCAGGCCGAGGAGTTGTCGCAGCGCGGCGACCTCCTGACCGACGTCCTCCGCCAGGCCGGCCAGGACGCGCCGGAGCAATCATCGCAATTGCTGATGTATCGATTTGTGAACTACGAGGCCGACAACCTGATGTTCGCGACCATCTTCGCCGCGTTCCTCCTCGCCGCGCTCGTCGTGGTCGGCTTCTTCTCCGGGCTGTGGATCTGGCGCGGGCTGCACCGAACCTGA
- a CDS encoding DUF1080 domain-containing protein produces the protein MRRALTFAALFAALAFPAYALAQQEPTRLFNGKDLAGWTAVFDQDGVDPAGTWSVVDGLLKCTGKPVGYLKTDKEYADYDLSVEWRWPEGAKSGNNGVLVHTSTPRALGVWPKSIEVQLAKDNAGDFWVIGTELDVPDEANRKEDRRHKNLTDDSEKPVGEWNRMEITCKGDTIRVKVNGDLVNEATNCSVRRGAISLQSEGAPIEFRNIVLTPLGE, from the coding sequence ATGAGACGCGCCCTGACTTTCGCCGCCCTGTTCGCCGCTCTGGCGTTCCCGGCCTATGCTCTCGCTCAACAGGAGCCGACGCGGCTGTTCAACGGCAAGGATCTGGCCGGCTGGACGGCGGTGTTCGACCAGGACGGGGTCGACCCGGCCGGGACCTGGAGCGTCGTCGACGGCCTGCTGAAGTGCACCGGCAAGCCAGTCGGCTACCTCAAGACGGACAAGGAGTACGCCGACTACGACCTGTCGGTCGAGTGGCGCTGGCCGGAGGGGGCGAAGTCGGGGAACAACGGCGTGCTCGTGCACACCTCGACGCCCCGGGCGCTGGGCGTCTGGCCGAAGTCGATCGAGGTCCAGCTCGCCAAGGACAACGCGGGAGACTTCTGGGTCATCGGCACCGAACTCGACGTTCCCGACGAGGCGAATCGCAAGGAGGATCGCCGCCATAAGAACCTGACCGACGACTCCGAGAAGCCGGTCGGCGAATGGAACCGCATGGAAATCACCTGCAAGGGCGACACCATCCGGGTGAAGGTCAACGGTGATCTGGTGAACGAGGCGACGAATTGCAGCGTGCGCCGAGGAGCGATCTCGCTCCAGTCCGAAGGGGCGCCCATCGAGTTCCGCAACATCGTCCTGACGCCCCTGGGCGAGTGA